From the genome of bacterium, one region includes:
- a CDS encoding Tad domain-containing protein, producing MRERGQVVIFVALFMMVFLGVAALAVDVGRVYLFQTQLQNALDAGALAGAWQLPDAPGSATTEAIRLVEANGFQITNEDIQIIDNGTITLKVSKEITTVFARVLGIEKASVTVCSAAVVVLYPPSYVFDYVYFLNNWGWFYGSGITANGDIRSNGDFDFKYDPTVVGDVYASGEIRGTWKTPGGQDYNVYEGVEKLEMPNLQAIDFYENLAFEKNSSIKIGDEIVIDKVFGDEAGESGNIILEGTPSNPIEIKGPVVIRGDVIVKGTVKGTGTIYAGRNIYIAADIDYKNAPSSPRPDSDNPEVVDQWVEANKDKDILGLAARENVIIGDYTKDPYFGYYGNDKWYSNYWLFDMGCEDVGADGIPDTNVWINDPEHPDGGYWTDPTENDGIFQSKTEDLDGDEIFDDMYNWSDVQTQVPITEFYRLPPDTDEFGDIATNHINKIESIIYTNHACAGRLGNGVHFNGAIVSKDEALIYRNTITLNYDERVHSRYRKNPNWLINLCLPVGSKEVHLVPY from the coding sequence ATGAGAGAACGAGGACAGGTTGTCATATTTGTCGCTTTATTTATGATGGTTTTTTTAGGGGTAGCGGCATTAGCGGTTGATGTTGGGCGAGTTTATCTTTTCCAGACACAATTGCAAAATGCCTTAGATGCCGGCGCTTTAGCTGGTGCCTGGCAACTCCCTGATGCCCCTGGTTCAGCAACAACAGAAGCAATTAGATTAGTCGAGGCTAATGGTTTCCAGATTACCAATGAGGATATTCAAATAATTGATAATGGAACGATTACATTAAAGGTGTCAAAGGAAATAACTACGGTATTTGCCAGAGTGTTAGGGATAGAAAAGGCGTCTGTTACAGTTTGTTCTGCCGCTGTTGTTGTCCTTTACCCACCTTCCTATGTCTTTGACTATGTTTATTTTCTCAACAATTGGGGCTGGTTTTATGGAAGTGGCATCACGGCTAATGGTGATATTCGCTCAAATGGTGATTTTGATTTTAAATATGACCCAACAGTAGTTGGTGATGTCTATGCCTCTGGTGAGATTCGAGGCACATGGAAGACACCTGGCGGACAGGATTACAATGTGTATGAAGGGGTAGAGAAATTAGAAATGCCTAATTTACAAGCAATTGACTTCTATGAAAATTTAGCCTTTGAAAAAAATAGTTCTATTAAAATAGGAGATGAAATAGTGATTGATAAGGTTTTTGGGGATGAAGCAGGTGAATCAGGAAATATTATTCTTGAAGGCACTCCTTCTAATCCCATTGAGATAAAAGGACCTGTTGTTATTCGGGGTGATGTTATCGTCAAAGGCACGGTTAAAGGAACGGGAACTATTTATGCGGGTAGAAATATTTACATTGCCGCAGATATAGATTATAAAAATGCCCCTTCCTCTCCTCGACCAGACTCGGATAACCCAGAGGTCGTTGACCAGTGGGTTGAGGCAAATAAAGATAAAGATATTCTCGGTTTAGCCGCACGCGAAAATGTGATTATTGGTGATTATACCAAAGACCCTTATTTTGGATATTATGGAAACGATAAATGGTATTCTAATTACTGGCTATTTGATATGGGTTGTGAGGATGTAGGAGCAGATGGCATACCAGATACTAATGTCTGGATAAATGACCCGGAACACCCAGATGGAGGCTATTGGACAGACCCAACCGAAAATGATGGTATCTTTCAATCAAAAACCGAAGACCTTGATGGAGATGAAATATTTGACGATATGTATAACTGGTCGGATGTTCAAACGCAAGTGCCAATTACTGAGTTTTATAGATTACCTCCTGATACGGATGAATTTGGTGATATTGCCACAAATCACATCAATAAGATTGAATCTATCATTTATACCAATCATGCCTGTGCAGGTAGATTGGGAAATGGGGTGCATTTTAACGGTGCCATAGTCTCTAAAGACGAGGCATTAATCTATCGCAATACCATTACCCTTAATTATGATGAACGAGTTCACAGCCGATACCGAAAAAACCCAAACTGGTTGATAAACCTATGTCTGCCTGTCGGTTCAAAAGAGGTTCATCTGGTACCGTATTAG